The following DNA comes from Solanum stenotomum isolate F172 chromosome 11, ASM1918654v1, whole genome shotgun sequence.
CCAACTCttctgaataataaaatttaatctaaTACGATATGTCTTTTTAAATAAAGTATGAAGTACATAAATATCGTGATATTTGCCCTAGGAGACTTATTGTCGAGAGCCTTTCTGAAACAATCTTTACCTCCATGAGGTAGTGGTATGGTTTGCATACTTGTGGAGTTTCATTGGgtctattgttgttgttgtagttgtttGCCCTGGTGGAACTTGTGCCTTGGGACATAATTTCTTGTCTTAACACACAACTTGTGCCAATTAAGCAGTGGCGTAACCACATATAGCTCAGGGTGTTCAGTCGGACATCCTTcgtcaaaaaattatactatgtatatagaaaattgtacaaaatatatatgtcaaaaattatttttcatacatatatTAAATCTTGAACGTTTTTAGCGAAATTTTTGGCTTTGCCACTACATTGAGCATAACTTGTGTCATGCAATTTTAAATTCTTGGCTTGCACTTAGTGGAGAATATATACTTTTCTTTATCATTAACCTCTAACTCTATCATCTTTCTACTTTACAACTTTTTCCCCTGTCGGATTTTTTAAGCTTTAAATACTGAATTCCATGTTAACAATATTCATCACTTATCAAACTCTCAATATTAATTACATACAGAGTTTAccttttacaaaaaatattaattccaTACACACtttaccttttaaaaaaaaatattaatttccatACACCTACCTACCCctctttttttcaataaaaaatatggcTGAGGCCTTGGTATCATTTGCAGTTCAAAAATTGGGTGATCTACTCATACAACAAGTTTCCCTGCGTAAAAATCTAAGAGAAGAAGTTACATTGCTGCGAAACGAGCTTCTCTTAATGCAGTCTTTCCTCAAAGATGCAGAACAAAAGCGAAGTGGAGATGAAGGAGTTGAACAATGGGTGCTTGAGATCAACTCTATTGCTTATGACGTTATTACTATACTCAAGACTTATAGCATCGAGGCTGGTAAATGTGCTAGTTGTCTCAAGGTTTGCGCTTGCATCTGTAGGAAGAAATCCTACAATGTCACCAAAGAGATCCAATCACTCAAGCAACGAATCACGGATATCTCTGTGAAGCGAGAGATTTATGATATTACAAATACTATCAATTATAATGCAGGAAAAGGGACAAGTAATAAGGTTAGAACATTGAGGAGAACTACCTCATATGTGGATGACCAGGATTACATTTTTGTTGGACTTCAGGATGTTGTACAAACATTGGTATATGAACTTCTCAAAGCAGAGCCTCGTCGAAGCGTCCTCTCCATTTATGGAATGGGCGGTTTAGGCAAGACCACTCTTGCCAGAAAACTTTACATCAATCCTAATATTGCCTCTAGCTTCCCAACACGCGCTTGGATATGTGTTTCTCAAGAGTACAACACAATGGATCTTCTTTCGACTATCATAAAATCCATCCAAGGTCGCACCAAGGTAACTCTAGATTTGTTGGAAAGCATGCCAGAAGGAGATCTAGAAATTTATCTTCGTGATCTATTAACAGAACGCAAATACCTTGTGGTGGTTGATGATGTACGGCAGAAAGAAGTATGGGAGAATTTGCAAAGAGCATTCCCGGATAGCAAGAATGGCAGCAGAGTCATTATTACCACGCCCAAAAAGGATGTCGCTGAAAGAGCAGATAACAGAGGTTTTGTCTATGAACTTCGTTTCCTAACCCAAGAAGAAAGTTGGGATCTCTTTCGTAGGAAACTACTTGATGTTCGAGCAATGACCTTCACTATGGAGAGGGTAGCTAAGAATATGGTGGGAAAGTGTAGAGGCTTACCTCTTGCAATTGTTGTATTGAGCGGACTACTTTCGCATAAAAAGGGGCTAGATGAATGGCAAAAGGTGAAAGATCACCTTTGGAAGATCAATGTTGAAGATGAATTTATTGAAATCTCCTCCATACTATCATTAAGCTACAATGATTTGTCAACTGCGCTCAAGCAGTGTTTTCTCTACTTTGGTATTTTTCCAGAAGATCAAGTGATCGAGGCTGAAAACATAATACGGTTGTGGATGGCGGAGGGTTTCATACCAAGAGGGGAAGAAAGAATGGAGGATGTCGCTGAAGGCTACTTGAATGAGCTGATAAGACGAAGTTTGATACAAGTTGTACATACATTTTGGGAAAGAGTTACTGCATGTAGGGTTCATGATTTACTCCATGATCTTGCGATACAAGAGGCATCGGAGGTAAACTTCTTTGGCATTTATGATCCAAAAATCCACTCCATATCCTCTTTATGTATCAGACATGTCATTCATAGTCAAGGAGAAAGGTACCCCTCCCTTGATCTTTCTAACTTAAAGTTGAGGTCAATTATGTTCTTCGATCGTAAGATGAGTCTCATAAATTTCAGTAGTGTGTTCCAACATCTCTATGTGTTATACTTGGAGATGTGTGTTGACAAGAATCCACAGCCACATTTAGTTCCTGATGCCATAGGAAGTTTGTACCACCTCAAGTTCTTAAGATTGAGAGGTCGTATCCAtgatcttcccacttccattggCAACCTCAAGAATCTACAGACACTTGTTGTCAATGGATACTCTTGCAAACTACCCCAAGAGACAGCTGACCTAATAAATCTAGGACATTTAGATGCTCGGTATTCAGAATCTCTGAAACATCTAAGCAAACTCACTAGCCTTCAAGTTCTTAAAGGCGTTTATTGTGATCAGTGGAAAGATGTTGACCCTGTTGATTTAGTCAACCTTCGAGAATTAACCATGTGTAGTATTTGGAACTCTTACTCCCTAAAGAACATTAGCAGCTTGAAAAACCTTAGCACTCTCAGATTGTTTTGTGAACGTGATGAATTATACACATCTCCATTCCCATCCCTTGAATTTCTTTATTCTTGTGAAAATCTGCAGAAATTGTGGTTAAAAGGGAGAGTAGAGAAACTGCCTCTGTTTCCAAATTCCATCACAATGATGGTTCTTTGGCAGTCAAGACTCATGGAGGATCCGATGCCTATTTTGGGAAAGTTGCCAAACCTAAAAGATCTCATATTACAAGAAGcttataaaggaaaagaaataatgtgCAGCAATAACACCTTCAGTCAACTAGAGTCCCTTCGTCTTTATGATCTTTCAAACCTAGAACGATGGCATTTAGACACAAGTGCCATGCCTCTCATTAAAGGTCTTCATATCCATGCTTGTCCAGAGCTGAAGGAGATTCCAAAGAGAATGAAAGATGTTGAAGAGAAATTAAATATGGTGGAGCTTTACAAGCATATGTGAAGTCTTATTTGATAATAGCAAAGGTAAGTATACAAACAAATCCAATCCTACATGACTTtggttcatttttattttatgacaattgttctgttttttcttcttgttgttcaTATTCAGCCTCCCATTTCTAAATTGGGACAATGGCAAAAGAGGGAAGTAAAAGCACGTGGAACGAGCTGGGATGTCAAGAGCGGTGACTTAAAATGGGCAGGTTGGATCAAATATGAGCGGgttagaaaaaaaggaaaagaatccCATATGAAGGAGACCAAGTAAAAACAAGAGGGAGAAAACACATGAGCCATTTTAGTGGAAACTAGGAACCTGTCAAAATTCCTTcttgttttcatttttcttttgtaattaaACTCTCAgaattttagtctttttaaGTTACTGAGTTCTAAACTAATATTTTCCGAATTCCACTTTCTTTAACTTAAATTAGATAACTAGTAGTGAGTAGTACTGAATCTTCTGACATAAACTGGAAAATTCTTGCAACTTTAACAAACATAACAAATCAcattacaacaacaaaacaatggaaagaaaaaaaaaagaagatgaacgAAATGAGATAGAAATTAGGGGCACACCAACAATCAACACATGAATCTCCTCGTAAGACAATCAGAGTGACAAATGACTGAATCTTTATTAGCTGAATGAGTACTATGTTGGGATATAAACTATTAatcatgtatttatatataacatttattatagaataattatttatttatttttaatagatcatatattcgtttatggtgtttgtttacttatatagcagatgatttagtgtatagagttttagcttatacacagaggattaaatcatcggttcttataagtataacgttttttgttcacaatctaagatgGGAATTGGGCACGacatcggtacgattgtagcacaagattatatgtagtttatcttgattattTGAATGGTATAGTTCCACCTTCTTGTGCTAGTAcgttttgtatgtattgaacgggaccgagtagagatagttgttttagactgactgagaaaagcatattctctaaactattaaatgtacttgtattcttaatcctgatataactttATGATCTGTAtaaattatcgttttgatttattaaaaggtgagattctaagGTTAATCAATATGTCAggtagattggatgatgataatatatattggtgaaataataagtgaGTTGACGGAATCCATGTCTcgatatagagattgatgatatgcctttttgagaagcttataagtttttcatcgtgtcaaaccttgcaagtagatttttgaatccgacacatgaaataagttaagcagTCCTCGAAAggaaattgatcattgaattaaatGTCAGTAATTTAGTTTATTGATTAGTAtatgtaatcttaacatgggaaATTACATATGTGTTTAATgggaaatttcaaaatataaatagaggagtgcaattacgaatttctagtggaatgatttgtaatttattatggtgagaataattcaaattaattatttaaaattatttccataataggaagcctcagtaattaattatgtggtccCTACCATGCCcgtatttaactagaactcataATCTATACTAAGGAGGAAAGGGAGAAATATGTGTAtttctctattctaaggaaagggagaagtacatgtctttttctattctaagaaaagggaaaaatacACATCTTTTCTATTTAAGGAAAGACATTTCTCTATTTCTTGGACAATgaaagaaatctctataaatacGAATTCGCTACAAGTAAAAGGGCCACTAGGGACGAGAAATATGGTCCCAAAAGGTCTAATTCTGGTCTCTAAAGGTCACTAGCGATGAGAAAATTCTGGTCGCCAGCCGCCCCTATTGGCTCAGTCGCTAAAGATCAATAGGGACGAGATTTAGGTGCTAGTACTTAAAACGTTTTTGCGACCATGTAAAGTTCTAGTCCCTAAAACTCTTTTAGGACCATGATTATGGTCCTTACACAAAACAATCAATTGGTACCTTAAAATTTCATGACGAGCTTATCTAGACACTAAAAGGTTATCACGACAAAAAACCTGGTCCTTAAACAGTTTTAAGGACTCACACACTGTTGGTCCCTAAAGATGATTTATGGCTAGAAAATGTGGCACATAAATAACACGTAATTTTTCCTGTCATGCTTTTCTTAGATAATATAGATAACAAAATGATTCTggataatatattaattagaaGTGTTGATTAACATCTCACAAATAATAGTGTTTACAAAAATATGGTCACAAGACTATTACGCAACTCATtggccaaaaaaattaaaattcctaTTAAAGTATTCCATACAATCcttaaaaaaagataataaatttgtcaatttttttaaagtattccAACTTGCTTCTTGACTAGAAAACGGATGTCTCCAAATCATGtaaaacatacaaaataaattctattagaaaaaaaattatgtgcaCAACCAAATCACACTATATTTTAGTGTTGATAAGAAATAAGATATATTGCGTTCTATATTTTAGATTCCTAGAGCATTGAACAACAAAATTAACTCAAACGCTTCAAAGTCATTCAAAATATTGTTAGAGGGCTATCTTCTCTTTGGAGAATCCCTTGCTACGCTCGGCTACGAAACCTAAAAGCTTACTCACAAGTCACAACTCACAAGAGAACTCACAAAGTAGGTTTTTAAGTACTCTTTTCTCATATATCCATTAAGCTTACCCTACTCATGAGAATACAGAACAaggatcataaaaaaaataatgagaataaCTTATAAAACAAAATGAGTCCACGTAGAACCTTGATGGTCATGTCCATCAACTGAAATCAAATGTAGTTTGTGGTCAAAAAGAATATCTAAACTTGATGTATTTTCATaatagtaattaacaatataaGGGCATCGTTTCTTTGGATTCTTACACTTTTGACCCAGTTCATATAATTGATAGCTTCAAGATAGATGCTTGTTAGTGATTGATCGCACTGGGATATATTCAATCAACTCCTTATCCTGCATAATAGATGTCCCAAGATTCAATGAGCACTTGTCAATCAATAAACCTAGTGTAATCATACAAGTAGAGTCTAGAGAGTGTGGTGATGTTAGAGTGCAACAATGATATTAGGAAGAACAAGTCTAATAATTATGTTACTTTCAAGGAAAAGACAATAAATCAAAGGAAGTATTATGTAAAGCCCAACACTGGAATTTTCATGCCTCAATCTTCCAACGATGTCATAATTACAATGCAACGGCATAAAGAGGCTCTACTATACATGCAATGCAAGGATAAATTCCTGCTTCAAAGTGTTGTTGCAGGCCCTTGAACTACTGCAAAGTACATTACTCCCGAGATGTTCAATAAGGAGTTGGGGAATTATGTGGAGGACTGCAAGTTGAAAGTTGTTTATGTTCCTCCTCAAGTGCCATTACATGTAAGGCAGGGGTCCGAGGAAGGTTCTTCTCCTACGGCTTTAgtattcaaaatttgaactgTAAATATATCGGAGCATAATAATATATCAAGGTCGTATAATGAGCAACAAGACAACTCGTTGGAGACAAAGGCACTAATTTCAAAGCTGACAGATGAGAAATTTTTTGTCATGCAGCAAAATGAAAAGCTTCAGCAAGAATTGGAACTCTTGAGAttgaggggggaggggggacaTAACAGCAGTCGTGGTGGTACCCCATCTATATATGTTCTCACCATTGCAATTCTGGAAATCCTTTTGGTTTATATTCTCAAAACATATATCCGTAGCCCAAATAATGATAGCACATGCATATATTGTCCCCCTCCCCCAACTCGAACatactgtaacaccccgtatccgaaacagaccaaaaataaagattttgagaagttgcaggtgcaacccacggttgccatccacggaccgtaggtcagaccacggcccgtgctggtggtccgtggttcaccactgcaacccctccccaaaccagctcagaaaattggctaagtcccgactcacggacagacccacggtccgtagatcataccacggtccgtggtctatgtccgtggatcgagacctcctttacccagcctctgacacaaactacagTCGACTAGCACGGAcagtcattcgatccacggtccgtaggtctgactgTAGATGAGGGTTAGCAGCtagttagctgaaaattattgatgggtcaacttcagatggtcataactcttagcacaaaatgaattaggtgtcccatgacctatggtaagatagataattgaatcctctttccaacgccaccaagtttgctaaatttcgacctccgagtaaaataTTAATCCCATTTTAGTGAacccctgtcgggcagactcaaCCGACGattccaatcgacggaccgtcgattgaatgacggcTCGTCAGTCCCGttcgtcagtcactccgacaacagttaagtcaggggtcttttggtcttttcctatttcgtttaacccctaagatacgtcgtttagaccttaaatcatgaggttttagtcagtttaagcctagaaatataactagaacttacttgagacaaaatcattaatcaaaacttagaaaattagaagcaagagaggaaaaaaaggtcaagaaccctagttcaagaacgcagcaaggttccatcagttccagccccgaaagcgaaagatttctccgtggaattcgtcaccaggtatgtgggatttcactagtgggttcctttcgctcattaggtccctagaattcaatcggtttcttgattcccttattatgaatagacctagggtttctagaattacagcagatcaccatgaattagttattaacatgttccaaatcagattatcatgttattacatcgtttcttgaatgaatttcagaaccctggctatgtatttctttagttcttgaattacacatgctaggttagatatctcagttattcagttatacatgcctcagttattaatgcatcattatcagattaattgttgcattctcagtttgcatgttcagttttgagctatccaatatttatagaaattcagtcataaccagttaaccacttaattcattgggagtagcataataccgagttatACTaaggttcagcgtacccatatagtcccagaactacgagccacgtaggtgtaagtcccctctgtgggcaacatcagtttagtgatcatgtcagtatgcctctatacctctggcagggtatattgggtcctctcgatgggatgcatacatcggactccacatttagctcatgtggttttatgtcggttattagtagctcccacagctcagtcagattctattgcattgaccatttatcagtatattcagtattcagtctcagcgtgttataaattggtcattgcattcagttagctcaatattcagtatctatatcatgctcagattatttcattgctttattgatttgttcagttatatgttatttcagctttactctattctacatgctcagtacttatcaagtactaatgcatacgtgtgctacatcttctcgtgatgtgaggttctcagcatccagatcacgcttagatcggttcccgatctccagttcagcagaatcagtggtgagtcctcattctccgaggacaatagtcatgagtttcttttcagtattttagtcctttagtttcagttttgctagacttagctggggcctatcccaacatttctagtcagttagaggctattttcagacatagttagattcaacttaatattgagttaatat
Coding sequences within:
- the LOC125845590 gene encoding disease resistance protein RPH8A-like, encoding MFFDRKMSLINFSSVFQHLYVLYLEMCVDKNPQPHLVPDAIGSLYHLKFLRLRGRIHDLPTSIGNLKNLQTLVVNGYSCKLPQETADLINLGHLDARYSESLKHLSKLTSLQVLKGVYCDQWKDVDPVDLVNLRELTMCSIWNSYSLKNISSLKNLSTLRLFCERDELYTSPFPSLEFLYSCENLQKLWLKGRVEKLPLFPNSITMMVLWQSRLMEDPMPILGKLPNLKDLILQEAYKGKEIMCSNNTFSQLESLRLYDLSNLERWHLDTSAMPLIKGLHIHACPELKEIPKRMKDVEEKLNMVELYKHM
- the LOC125845674 gene encoding disease resistance protein RPP13-like is translated as MAEALVSFAVQKLGDLLIQQVSLRKNLREEVTLLRNELLLMQSFLKDAEQKRSGDEGVEQWVLEINSIAYDVITILKTYSIEAGKCASCLKVCACICRKKSYNVTKEIQSLKQRITDISVKREIYDITNTINYNAGKGTSNKVRTLRRTTSYVDDQDYIFVGLQDVVQTLVYELLKAEPRRSVLSIYGMGGLGKTTLARKLYINPNIASSFPTRAWICVSQEYNTMDLLSTIIKSIQGRTKVTLDLLESMPEGDLEIYLRDLLTERKYLVVVDDVRQKEVWENLQRAFPDSKNGSRVIITTPKKDVAERADNRGFVYELRFLTQEESWDLFRRKLLDVRAMTFTMERVAKNMVGKCRGLPLAIVVLSGLLSHKKGLDEWQKVKDHLWKINVEDEFIEISSILSLSYNDLSTALKQCFLYFGIFPEDQVIEAENIIRLWMAEGFIPRGEERMEDVAEGYLNELIRRSLIQVVHTFWERVTACRVHDLLHDLAIQEASETCHS